TACAGAGAAACTTTGGCCTTTTGCTTGAAATACTTCGCCCGCAGTGATTTTACCAATTTGAGAAATCGCGCCATCCGCTGGTGAAACAATACTATCCGGATTTTCATCAACTAAACGTACGCCGTCTTTCAATGCACGGGTAAAGAAATCATTAAAAGATTTATATTTCAGTGCATTGCCTTGTTCAGCAATCGATAAATCAATGCCGTATTTGGTTTTAAATGCATGAATAACAGCAGCTTTTAAAATTGGATTTTCACTTGCAGCAACTTTGCCCACTACACGACTTAACTGATGCTGAGGAACAAGATTTTGTGCCTTAATAAATAATTCTTTTTTTAAGCGAGATGTAAAACTCAAGACGGCGATTCTCCAGTAATGATAGGACTATCGAGGCGATTGCCCCATTCACTCCACGCACCATCATAGGCTTTTGCTTCCCAACCTAAAAGTCTAGCCAGAATATAAGCCAAACCAGAACGGTGATGTGACTGGCAGTATACGACTACAGGTTGTTTTAAATCGAACCCAAGTTGTTCAAGACGCTGCCGCGTGCGTTCAAGCGGATGCAATTTTAGATGATTTTGACGATTAAGTGCAGTACTCCATTCAAAATGGAGGGCATTTGGAATGTGACCACCGCGTCGCGCTGCTAAACGGACGCCACTATATTCATCACTGGTTCTGCAATCCCACAATTGCACACTTTCTTGCTCAACTTGTTTGCGTAGTTCTTCATAGTTCACTCGGAACTGAGCAGCATGTGATAAATCGATCTGAATTAAGTTATCAACTCGAGGTAATTCTTCAACCTCGGCTGTGGTGGGTAAACCTGCACCAAGCCATGCATGAATTCCGCCATTAATTAAACTTGTACGGGTAAAACCTAAGCAATGGAGATTCCAGATTAAACGCCCTGCCCATGCTCCACCTTCATCATCATAGACCACCACGTGGTGATTTGGTGAAATATTCAATTTTTCAATTAACGCTTGTAAACCTGCTTCATCCGGTAAAACACCTGTTGCTTCTTCATGTTGAGCAACTAACCATTTAGGCTGTAAGTGAATAGCATGCGGAACATGGAGTTGCTCATAAACTGATGCACGGCTCAAATCAACAATACGGATATATTCATTGCCTAAATAAGGCACTAACTCTTCTGCTTCTATTAATAAATCGAGTTTAAAATCAGGGAGTGTCATCGTCATGGTTACTTTTTATACCAGCTTAATTTCATCTTAGCATAAGCTTATATCTATCAAACTCTGATTTTCTGCTAGTGTTTAGCAGAAAATCAGATATTAAAATTCTCAAGTCTTAAGTGGCTGCCAAGCGCTTAAGCTCTATTGTAATTAAATTGCTTCATCCAGCTCTTCGATTTGGAAAACCTGACGTAAATAGGCCAAGAATGTATCGTTATCAGTCATGGTTTTGCCAGGGCTGTCCGAAATTTTAGCAACAGACTGACCATTACACTCAACCAGTTTCAATACAATATTGAGCGGTGTTTGGCCCATGTCATTGGTCAAATTAGTACCAATACCGAAACTCACCTGGAAACGGTCTTTGAAATATTGATGTAGCTCCCAAGCCTTTGGTAAATTAAGGCCATCACTAAAGGTCAACATTTTGGTTTTGGTATCAATTTTTAATTTACGATAGTGTGCATATGCTTTATCACCCCACTCGTACGGATCACCACTGTCATGACGTAAGCCATCAAATAATTTGGCAAAATACAAGTCAAAATCTCTGAGGAAAGCGTCCATACCCACAACATCAGTTAAAGCAATTCCTAAGTCTCCACGATACTCTTGAACCCACGTTTCTAAAGCAGCTTTTTGAAAGTCACGTAAGCGAACATCAAGCGCCTGAAACGCTTGTAGGAATTCGTGGGCCATGGTTCCAATTGGCGTAATATTTAACTCTTTGGCAAGCAAGACGTTACTTGTACCACGGAACACATTTGGCACAGTGTTATGGAATGCAGCAACTACATGTTTTTGCCATTCAAAACTATAACGACGGCGGGTACCAAAATCAGAAACTAAAAATGGTGGATCATTCGGTTGTTGAGCTTTTTCGTATTGCTGAATTAATTCAAGTTTTGCCTGTAAACGACGCTCGCCTTCAGCCCAGACTTCATCTGTTTTAATCCGGCTAAAATATAATTCATTTACAATGGCTAAAACAAAAATCTCAAACATCATGGCCTGAACCATTGGCCCTTCAATACGGATGTCTAATCGACCTTCTTCATCTATACTCGCATGAATAAAACGGCGTTTGAGTTGAAATAATTCTAAATAATCGACAAAGTCGCTTTTAATAAATCGTAATTTTCTTAAATATTGTAGTTCGTCTTCTTTATATTTGAGATTACATAAATGGTCGAGTTGCTCGTTTAAGTCATCCAAAATATCCACTAATGGATAGACAGTATCTTCTAAATTTCTGCAACGAAAGTGATAGACGCTATGCGTTTGCGGGAATTTATGCAGAACCACTTGTAGCATCGTAAATTTGTACAAGTCTGTATCAAGTAAAGAATGGATAATTGGAGACATAGTCAATGATTATTCGCTTGCTTCTTAGCATTAAAGCACACTTTTTCTAGGAAATGGCTCTATCTATTGCAATTGATTATGTTTCATAAAGCTGAAAGCATTGTATCTATTTAAATTCAAATACCTACCTAAAACAGTTACTATTTTTCTGTTGACGGTTGGATGTCTTTTAAACGTTGCTGTTGTCCAAATTGAATAGCAAACTGTTCTGCAGTCAACAGTCCTGTTTTAGCGGCATTGGCATCACAGTCGACTTGACGCAATTGTTTAGCAATACCCCATTCTGCTTTTACGATGGCCCCCATTAATGCAGTATGTCCACGTTTATCTCTAAGACAACGGTTGGCACCTTGTTCTAGCAACACTTTTACTGCATCTTTCTGCCCATAATAACTTGCCATCATTAACGCGGTATAACCCGAATGATCTTGAACATCAATCGGAAAACCATGACTTAAAAATTCTTGTAAAACTTCAACATTGCCGACTTTAGCTGCTGAAAAAAACAGTTCAATGACTTCTGCTGAACCATTGTCCTGTGAAGATGGCATTGCTGCATAAACCGAAGCTCCTATACTGCTACACAACAGACAAGTTGCAAGAAATACCGAGCGAAAATAGATCATAACAATACCCTCAAAATCTCAATAAGAAGTGCCTGTAACACTCGCCCTAGGTGCAGGAAAGGCGATTGAGGTTACAGGACTTTCTGGAGGTAACATTCAAGCACCTGTTACCACATAGATTAAAAGATATTATTCATCTTTTAGTTGGGCTGCTTTGGCTTGCACCATTTTCAGATCTACACCTACTGCTTTGGCAAGACGAGTACCATAATCTGCATCTGCTTTATAGAAATAGGACAGCATGACCGTTTTAGTTTCAACATTCTTCACTTGCCCTAAGTCTGCAGCTAGATTACGGATTAAGTCTTTTTTCTCTAGTGCTGAATAGCTACGATATAAATCACCAGCTTGTTTATATGGTTGTTGTTTCTGAATTGCATGTTGCATCACCGTACCTTCTAGTGGTGTTTGAACAGCTCTGGCTTTTTCGGTCGCTGGTTTTGGCTCGATCTGACTTGGCTCATAATTCACATGGGATTCAGTTTGACCCATATTCATAAAGCCTTCTTGATTATTGTTGTTGACTGCAACTCGTGGACGATTGACAGGAATTTGCTGATAATTAGCACCTAAACGATACAATTGCGTATCAGAATAAGAGAAAACACGACCCTGCAATAAACGATCCTCAGATGGCTCAATACCAGGAATTAAATTTCCAGGCGCAAAGGCAGATTGCTCAGTTTCTTGGAAAAAGTTTTTCGGCATACGATTTAAGGTCAATGTACCGACTTTAAATTCAGGAACCAGCTCATTCGGCCAGATTTTAGTTGCGTCTAACGGATTAAAATCAAATTTGTCGAGATCTTTTGGATCAAGTACCTGAATGTACAAATCCCATTTCGGGTAATTTCCAGCATAGATGTTCTTATACATATCATTGGTTAAATGACTCCAATCACGGCCTTGCACTTCCCGAAGTTGTTCTAAATTCAGGCCTTTTACGCCTTGTTGAGAACGCCAGTTAAATTTAACGTATTTATACTCACCTTTGTCGTTATAGAGCTTAAATGCATGTACACCAAAGCCATCTAAAGTCCGATAACTCTCGGGCGTACCCAAATTCGAATAAACATAGGTCAACATATTAATCGACCATGGTTGGCTTTGTAAGAAATCAAAAATGCGGTTTGGATCTTGAACATTAGTGACAGGATCAGGTTTCATTGCATGTACAAAGTCTGGAAACTTAATCGCATCACGAATAAAGAAAACAGGCAAATTATTACCTACTAAATCCCAATTACCTTGCTGGGTATAAAACTTCACAGCAAAACCATGTGGATCTCGTGCAGTTTCTGGTGAACCTTTCGGATGAATTACCGTTGAAAATCGCACAAATACAGGTGTTTTCGTTCCTGCTTTGAACAAAGAAGCCAGCGTTAAATCCGACAAATCTTTAGTAGACACAAACTCGCCATATACACCTGTACCTCGAGCATGCACGACACGCTCAGGGATGCGTTCACGTCCGAAACGTTGTAGTTTTTGAATAAGTTGTACATCTTGTAACAGCGTTGCACCATTAGCACCAGCTGTTGTTGAATTCTGATTATCACCTACAGGTGCGCCATTATCTTTTGTTAAAGGTGCTGCATACACTGTGCTTAGCGTTGCCGCAATTATTGTAAATAAAAATGTTCGTTTAAACATAATGTTAAATCCAAAAGTATAAATGCCTTTCCTGCAGGGTCACTATACAAAGTTTTTAACAATAGATAAAAATGATTATTTTAATTAAACCAATCGAAAAGTAAGATCAAAGCTTATAAACTCGTAGCTCACTGTCTCTATAAGTACATGAATTCTGCTAGACTACTGAAATTACTGAATACTTAGTTTTAAATCCCTCTATGCGTGCATTAATTCAAAGAGTCCTCGAAGCCAAAGTTGAGGTCGATGGTCAAACAACAGGTGAAATTAAGAAAGGTTTATTGGTTTTTTTAGGTTTAGGAAAAGAAGATACTTTAGAGAAAGGACAAAAGCTCATCGACAAGATTTTGAAATATCGTATTTTTGATGATGAGCAAGGCAAAATGGGCTGGAATGTATCTCAGGCAAATGGCGGAGTCCTGCTTGTTTCACAGTTCACTTTAATGGCTCAAACTCAAAAAGGACTACGTCCAGACTTTGGTCCGGCTATGCCACCTAGCGACGCAAAAGCACTATATGAACAGTTAGTAGAATATACTCGTTCACAGTTTGAAAATGTTCAAACAGGTATTTTTGCTGCGGACATGAAAGTTCATTTGATTAATGATGGACCGGTCACTTTCAATTTAGAAGTTGAAGCATAGATATAAAAAAACTCCCGATCGGGAGTTTTTTGTTAGATCTTAACGACCAGTTTTTTCTTTAATAAAAGCACGTGCTTGACGTACTTTATCTTTTACTGGTTTTGGTAATTTTGGTGGAATCAATTTAGCTGCTTGGTTAAACCAAACGAGCAAGCTGAAATCACCTTCCATTTTAATGCTGCCGTCTTGCATACCCGTCATAAATGCTGTTGGGTCACCTTTAAGTAAAGTTTTTACGCCTTGTTCGCTATCTGCAAACTGCAAAATAAAGTCAGCTTTTTCAGGTGATCCAGCAACTGTATCGATGTGACCATGATTAATAATAATTTGGCGAGCCACACCTAAATCAGTACCAATTTGAATGCGGAATGCGCGGTCATGCACTAGCTCAATAAACTTAGGACTTGTACGTGCCAACTGTTTCATACGCAGCGCCAAACCTGCTACCAATAAATCTAACGGGTCTGTACTGACATCAACAAGTGGTAACTTGACTACAGGTATAGAAGAAAGTTTCATGAACATTCACGCCTATTGTATTTTTATGAAAACCTTGGGGCAAAACTCAGCAAGGACTCACCATTGCCTGTTTCGTGCATCGACTGATGATATTCTAATTGGCAACGCAATCTATATATGAAACGTCAACAGACCAGTCTATCGTAGCATAACTGGCTATTTTTTAATAAATGCTTTGTATAATAAAAATCATGTTTTCGTAAATAAAAAAGGCATGCTGTGCATACCTTTTTACCGTTAGATAACAATTGAATTATCGGCTAGAACATTGCTGCTGATCATCTTCATATACTGGCGTGTGTTCTATATATTGGCGATTTGCCAAAGCCTTCTGTGCCTGTTTATCCTCACGTAATAAAACAAATGTAACCATTACCATCGCTAGACTTAGTGCAGTTAAATAACTATATGTGACTGGCATTTCAAAAGTGACTTGAACTCCAAAACGGACCACTTCCAATAGCCCCCAAAAAAACATCCCTGCAAGCATAAAACCAAGCCAACGACGGTAAGGAGAAAAGAACACAGCAACAAGCGCGACAGCAATTAAGCTGAGTCCGGCGATAGCGGCAAAATTCGCTGTTACCATAGAAACCTCCGTCTTAATGAAAACGTCTAAAAACATTCGGTCTGAACACCAGACCTCATTCCAAAAACAACTTTAATTCATGATTTGTGTTGAAGCTTAGAAAGCATTATGGATGTTTTTTTTTAGAAAAAAAGACCTGTTATTTGTCGATGCGACATACTTTGTCGCAACATTCTTTTGTCATTACATTTTTGTAAATTTAAAAAAGTTCTACTTCCTATATGGCATCAATTCTGGCGTGTCATTACAAAAAACTATGCTGTTTTTTTGCCTCAAAATAAGTTTTTTTCAGTTTTTTTTATTGCCTTTTTTCTGTGCATAATTTTGTCATAACTTGCTTGTTTTTATGACTATTCTGCATAAAAAAAGCGCTACTCTTGAGCAGCGCTTAATGATTGTTCACTATTATTTAAGCACGGCTTAAATCTTTATCATGCATACCGAGTAAATACAGTACTCCATCTAGACCAACGCTTGAAATCGCCTGATTTGCATTTTGACGCACCAGTGGTTTAGCACGATATGCTACGCCAAGTCCTGCAATCGCAAGCATCGGTAAATCATTTGCGCCATCGCCAACAGCCA
The window above is part of the Acinetobacter baumannii genome. Proteins encoded here:
- a CDS encoding sulfurtransferase produces the protein MTLPDFKLDLLIEAEELVPYLGNEYIRIVDLSRASVYEQLHVPHAIHLQPKWLVAQHEEATGVLPDEAGLQALIEKLNISPNHHVVVYDDEGGAWAGRLIWNLHCLGFTRTSLINGGIHAWLGAGLPTTAEVEELPRVDNLIQIDLSHAAQFRVNYEELRKQVEQESVQLWDCRTSDEYSGVRLAARRGGHIPNALHFEWSTALNRQNHLKLHPLERTRQRLEQLGFDLKQPVVVYCQSHHRSGLAYILARLLGWEAKAYDGAWSEWGNRLDSPIITGESPS
- the pncB gene encoding nicotinate phosphoribosyltransferase, with the translated sequence MSPIIHSLLDTDLYKFTMLQVVLHKFPQTHSVYHFRCRNLEDTVYPLVDILDDLNEQLDHLCNLKYKEDELQYLRKLRFIKSDFVDYLELFQLKRRFIHASIDEEGRLDIRIEGPMVQAMMFEIFVLAIVNELYFSRIKTDEVWAEGERRLQAKLELIQQYEKAQQPNDPPFLVSDFGTRRRYSFEWQKHVVAAFHNTVPNVFRGTSNVLLAKELNITPIGTMAHEFLQAFQALDVRLRDFQKAALETWVQEYRGDLGIALTDVVGMDAFLRDFDLYFAKLFDGLRHDSGDPYEWGDKAYAHYRKLKIDTKTKMLTFSDGLNLPKAWELHQYFKDRFQVSFGIGTNLTNDMGQTPLNIVLKLVECNGQSVAKISDSPGKTMTDNDTFLAYLRQVFQIEELDEAI
- a CDS encoding ankyrin repeat domain-containing protein — its product is MIYFRSVFLATCLLCSSIGASVYAAMPSSQDNGSAEVIELFFSAAKVGNVEVLQEFLSHGFPIDVQDHSGYTALMMASYYGQKDAVKVLLEQGANRCLRDKRGHTALMGAIVKAEWGIAKQLRQVDCDANAAKTGLLTAEQFAIQFGQQQRLKDIQPSTEK
- a CDS encoding catalase; this encodes MFKRTFLFTIIAATLSTVYAAPLTKDNGAPVGDNQNSTTAGANGATLLQDVQLIQKLQRFGRERIPERVVHARGTGVYGEFVSTKDLSDLTLASLFKAGTKTPVFVRFSTVIHPKGSPETARDPHGFAVKFYTQQGNWDLVGNNLPVFFIRDAIKFPDFVHAMKPDPVTNVQDPNRIFDFLQSQPWSINMLTYVYSNLGTPESYRTLDGFGVHAFKLYNDKGEYKYVKFNWRSQQGVKGLNLEQLREVQGRDWSHLTNDMYKNIYAGNYPKWDLYIQVLDPKDLDKFDFNPLDATKIWPNELVPEFKVGTLTLNRMPKNFFQETEQSAFAPGNLIPGIEPSEDRLLQGRVFSYSDTQLYRLGANYQQIPVNRPRVAVNNNNQEGFMNMGQTESHVNYEPSQIEPKPATEKARAVQTPLEGTVMQHAIQKQQPYKQAGDLYRSYSALEKKDLIRNLAADLGQVKNVETKTVMLSYFYKADADYGTRLAKAVGVDLKMVQAKAAQLKDE
- the dtd gene encoding D-aminoacyl-tRNA deacylase gives rise to the protein MRALIQRVLEAKVEVDGQTTGEIKKGLLVFLGLGKEDTLEKGQKLIDKILKYRIFDDEQGKMGWNVSQANGGVLLVSQFTLMAQTQKGLRPDFGPAMPPSDAKALYEQLVEYTRSQFENVQTGIFAADMKVHLINDGPVTFNLEVEA
- the aciT gene encoding ciprofloxacin tolerance protein AciT; protein product: MVTANFAAIAGLSLIAVALVAVFFSPYRRWLGFMLAGMFFWGLLEVVRFGVQVTFEMPVTYSYLTALSLAMVMVTFVLLREDKQAQKALANRQYIEHTPVYEDDQQQCSSR